One Nitrospirota bacterium genomic window, GCTGCGCGATTGCCGCCGTGGTCTATACGGATATCGCGCGTGATGGCATGCTGAACGGGCCGAATATTCCTGCATTGAAAGAAGTCGTCGAATGCTCTTCGTTTCCGGTGATTGCCTCGGGAGGGATCACTCGTCTGGAAGATCTCCAAGCCGTACGATCACTTGGTCCAAAAATCGAGGGAGCGATCGTGGGGAAAGCTCTTTACGATGGGAAACTTGATCTGAAGGCCGCAGTGGCGGCTCTTGGCAAGGAGTAAGGAGTGAAGGGTTAGGAGCCGAACAAGGCTTTCCCCCTCACGTCAGTACGACTATGTTGACCAAACGCATCATTCCCTGTCTGGACGTCAAAGAGGGCCGCGTGGTCAAGGGCGTCAGCTTTGTGAATCTCCGCGATGCCGGAGACCCGGTTGAAGC contains:
- a CDS encoding imidazole glycerol phosphate synthase subunit HisF; the encoded protein is MLTKRIIPCLDVKEGRVVKGVSFVNLRDAGDPVEA